One genomic segment of Gammaproteobacteria bacterium includes these proteins:
- a CDS encoding DUF4150 domain-containing protein — MFPMSTMMGGTALATVPDVCKVPAPPAPPIPTPFPNIAQLNQTLPPTASKTVKVLNQAVVLKNSQISMSSGDEAGTLGGVTSSMIKGPVKFSTASALVKIEGQAAVYLTCQTQHNGSNANTIGVHAAPSQTVVLISG, encoded by the coding sequence ATGTTTCCAATGAGCACCATGATGGGGGGAACGGCCCTCGCCACCGTTCCCGATGTGTGCAAAGTCCCCGCGCCGCCGGCGCCGCCGATACCGACGCCGTTTCCCAACATCGCCCAGCTCAATCAGACCCTGCCACCCACGGCATCAAAAACGGTCAAAGTCTTGAACCAGGCGGTGGTTCTGAAGAACTCCCAAATCAGCATGAGCAGTGGAGACGAAGCAGGCACCCTGGGCGGGGTGACCTCCAGCATGATCAAAGGCCCGGTGAAATTCTCAACGGCCAGTGCCTTGGTGAAAATCGAGGGACAGGCCGCGGTGTATCTCACCTGTCAGACACAGCACAATGGCAGCAATGCCAACACCATCGGCGTCCATGCAGCGCCGTCGCAAACCGTGGTGTTGATCTCCGGTTGA